Proteins co-encoded in one Malus sylvestris chromosome 7, drMalSylv7.2, whole genome shotgun sequence genomic window:
- the LOC126630238 gene encoding dirigent protein 18-like: MSKPSTTKVTSQLPFSKPIGLLPPNGGVPLPETIPATQTLDLSGVGLFFPARATLQELELGIVTLIDEDIFESSGYYGPQIIGKAQGIFVASSEDGSSHMMAMTAHFAVSRFKDGLRFFGVHRTDVDERDGSHVAVIGGIGKYEGANGYATVNAVNNAGSNAIWEEENKLLRLNIYLS; encoded by the coding sequence ATGTCCAAACCTTCAACCACTAAAGTGACTAGCCAGCTTCCCTTCTCAAAACCAATAGGCCTGCTTCCTCCCAACGGAGGAGTCCCCCTCCCTGAAACAATCCCCGCCACACAAACCCTAGATTTATCCGGTGTCGGACTATTTTTTCCTGCTAGGGCTACACTCCAAGAACTGGAACTTGGGATTGTAACCCTGATTGACGAGGACATCTTTGAAAGCTCAGGGTATTATGGTCCACAAATCATTGGAAAAGCACAAGGGATTTTTGTTGCAAGTTCTGAAGATGGGAGCAGTCACATGATGGCTATGACTGCACATTTCGCCGTTAGCAGATTTAAGGACGGGTTAAGATTTTTTGGGGTGCACCGGACGGACGTGGATGAGCGGGACGGGTCTCATGTTGCTGTCATTGGTGGGATTGGGAAGTATGAGGGTGCAAATGGCTATGCAACTGTTAATGCAGTAAATAATGCAGGGTCTAATGCTATTTGGGAAGAAGAAAACAAGCTTCTTAGGCTCAATATTTACCTCAGCTAG